A region of Deinococcus rubellus DNA encodes the following proteins:
- the lysS gene encoding lysine--tRNA ligase encodes MSDDAASVPASNGQPQRQLHEQTVARLNNQAALSEAGFETHPYRYAQTHHAADILSAHSQNEQAIGEHGERWDDETYSLAGRIMLFRHMGGAAFADLQDESGTIQLYFGKKTAEQFAATKKIDLGDIIGVSGVPFITKTGQLTLEVKTWQPLVKSLHPLPSKVHGLQDEELRARRRYLDLMINPESRATYRTRSRIVRFIRQFLDHQDFMEVEGPTLQVVPGGTEAKPFKTFHNALSHEFSMRISLELYLKRLLVGGFEKVYEIGRNYRNEGVDRTHNPEFTMLEAYFAYGDYSDMMELVETMLHGLVMELHGQPVIAYQGKMVDFSLPFKRLDFVTALKEAAGMEFDPLDLAQLRAWSDAKHPGFRKVPDYKLLDKLGGEYVEPGLINPTFLTDMPLVISPLVKAHRSRPGLAERADLYVAGFELAPIYSELNDALDQRARFEAQTLRRDAGDDEAHQQDEDFLLALEYGMPPTAGMGMGIDRLTMLLTDKDSIRDVLLFPLLKPEEGQPGGANTEMLEAAPS; translated from the coding sequence ATGTCAGACGACGCCGCATCCGTCCCCGCCTCCAATGGTCAGCCCCAGCGCCAGCTCCACGAACAGACCGTCGCCCGCCTCAACAACCAGGCCGCCCTGAGCGAGGCAGGTTTCGAGACGCACCCCTACCGCTATGCCCAGACCCACCACGCCGCCGACATTTTGAGTGCCCACTCGCAGAATGAACAGGCCATCGGCGAACATGGCGAGCGCTGGGACGACGAAACCTACAGCCTGGCCGGGCGCATCATGCTCTTTCGTCACATGGGCGGCGCAGCCTTCGCCGATTTGCAAGACGAGAGCGGCACCATCCAGCTGTATTTCGGCAAGAAGACCGCCGAGCAGTTCGCTGCCACCAAGAAGATCGATCTGGGCGACATCATCGGCGTCTCGGGTGTGCCGTTTATCACCAAAACCGGGCAACTTACCCTGGAAGTCAAGACTTGGCAGCCGCTGGTCAAGAGCCTGCACCCGCTGCCGAGCAAGGTGCATGGCCTGCAAGACGAGGAATTGCGTGCCCGCCGCCGCTACCTCGACTTGATGATCAACCCCGAGAGCCGCGCCACCTACCGCACCCGCTCGCGGATTGTGCGCTTTATCCGGCAGTTTCTCGACCATCAGGACTTCATGGAAGTCGAGGGGCCGACCCTGCAAGTCGTTCCCGGTGGCACCGAGGCCAAGCCCTTCAAGACCTTTCACAACGCCCTCTCGCACGAGTTCTCGATGCGGATCAGCTTGGAGCTGTACCTCAAGCGGCTGCTGGTCGGCGGCTTCGAGAAGGTCTACGAGATTGGCCGCAACTACCGCAACGAGGGGGTGGACCGCACCCACAACCCCGAATTCACCATGCTGGAAGCCTATTTCGCCTACGGCGACTACAGCGACATGATGGAACTGGTGGAAACCATGCTGCACGGTCTGGTGATGGAACTGCACGGCCAGCCGGTCATCGCGTATCAGGGCAAGATGGTGGACTTCAGCTTGCCGTTCAAGCGCCTCGATTTCGTGACGGCCCTCAAAGAGGCGGCGGGAATGGAGTTCGATCCGCTCGACCTCGCGCAGTTGCGGGCCTGGAGCGACGCCAAGCACCCCGGGTTCCGCAAGGTTCCGGATTATAAATTGCTCGACAAGCTCGGCGGCGAGTACGTGGAGCCGGGGCTGATCAATCCCACCTTCCTGACCGACATGCCGCTGGTCATCAGCCCGCTGGTCAAGGCGCACCGCTCGCGCCCCGGTCTGGCCGAGCGGGCCGACCTTTATGTGGCAGGCTTTGAACTCGCGCCGATCTACTCTGAACTCAACGACGCCCTCGATCAGCGCGCCCGCTTCGAGGCCCAGACTTTACGGCGCGACGCCGGAGACGACGAGGCCCACCAGCAGGACGAGGATTTTCTGCTGGCCCTCGAATACGGGATGCCGCCCACTGCCGGGATGGGCATGGGCATCGACCGCCTGACCATGCTGCTCACCGACAAGGACAGTATCCGCGACGTGCTGCTCTTTCCGCTGCTCAAGCCCGAGGAAGGGCAGCCCGGCGGCGCGAACACCGAGATGCTGGAAGCGGCCCCGAGCTGA
- a CDS encoding ribonuclease H family protein codes for MDGSFDDGAESGQAGRAGFGVVLITPGQLPQHVYGHTLAHDNNATELRAVTEALRHAPAQQPLTVHTDNLNVLSAIRHGSRSTSQHEEALRVLEVAAERGITLHLARARRERRHMQAAHTLANDARLERASLPPPGPHAEVNLSHAPWRDSAVVTLRRAGERVSAEVSRLPGDALAHSVRALLTAVQLARPGETLIISHASKLAAALWEKPSRALPGAAQAALLSARAEAAEHAVVVIFERIQA; via the coding sequence GTGGACGGAAGTTTTGACGACGGGGCGGAGAGCGGTCAGGCCGGGCGTGCGGGCTTCGGCGTGGTGCTGATCACGCCGGGGCAGTTGCCACAGCATGTCTACGGCCACACCCTGGCCCACGACAACAACGCCACCGAGCTGCGGGCTGTCACGGAGGCGCTGCGCCACGCGCCCGCCCAGCAGCCTCTGACGGTTCACACCGACAACCTGAACGTGCTCTCGGCCATCCGGCACGGCAGCCGCAGCACCAGCCAGCACGAGGAAGCGCTGCGGGTGCTGGAGGTGGCCGCCGAGCGCGGCATCACCCTGCACCTGGCCCGCGCCCGGCGTGAGCGCCGCCACATGCAGGCTGCCCATACGCTGGCCAACGACGCCCGGCTGGAGCGCGCCAGCTTGCCGCCGCCTGGCCCGCACGCCGAGGTCAACCTGAGCCACGCACCCTGGCGCGATTCGGCAGTGGTGACCCTGCGCCGGGCCGGTGAACGGGTCAGCGCCGAGGTGTCCCGATTGCCCGGCGACGCCCTGGCCCACAGCGTCCGGGCGCTGCTGACCGCAGTACAACTGGCCCGGCCCGGCGAGACGCTGATCATCTCACACGCTTCCAAGCTGGCCGCCGCTTTGTGGGAGAAGCCCAGCCGGGCGCTGCCTGGGGCAGCTCAGGCCGCGCTGCTGAGTGCCAGGGCTGAGGCCGCCGAGCACGCGGTGGTGGTGATCTTCGAGCGGATACAGGCTTAG
- a CDS encoding AI-2E family transporter has protein sequence MQPSLPDRDPSSNAFQVIWRNPYIRAATFLLLLYLVYRVVGSVAHIITLAVIAYIIAYLAHPMLVWLERRKINRAVGVLFTVVVIFGLVVLASGLLVTIVTQLTDLVQRLPTLTKDFLTQPWFIELTKRIPALSSVSDQITKLSQNGAAGLQQYIQPYLNKILPYLQANSGAFLGGVLSVAGIIGESFAVLIMSIYMMLDYEKLGLNFLRLFPRTWQPFVLDLSRNVGQAVGGYLKGQLIIAAFVGVFIGVALSIAGVPSAPAIGFIAGVFNVVPYLGVVIGIAPALLLAASAGGFVKLIVVVVVFVVANQIEGHILSPMVLGRTTNLHPVTVIIAILMGLTLMGIVGALLAVPLAALGKLLLQEYYYSSRVYKDGP, from the coding sequence TTGCAGCCATCCCTGCCTGACCGCGACCCATCCAGCAATGCCTTTCAGGTCATCTGGCGCAACCCCTACATCCGGGCGGCGACGTTTCTGCTGCTGCTCTATCTGGTCTACCGGGTCGTCGGCTCGGTGGCGCACATCATCACGCTGGCCGTCATCGCCTACATCATCGCCTACCTGGCCCACCCGATGCTGGTGTGGCTGGAGCGCCGCAAGATCAACCGCGCTGTCGGCGTGCTGTTCACCGTCGTCGTGATCTTTGGGTTGGTGGTACTGGCTTCCGGGCTGCTGGTCACCATCGTCACTCAGCTCACTGATCTGGTGCAGCGCCTCCCCACACTCACCAAAGATTTTCTGACCCAGCCGTGGTTTATCGAGCTGACCAAACGAATTCCGGCCCTCTCCAGTGTCAGCGATCAGATCACTAAGCTCAGCCAGAACGGTGCGGCGGGCTTGCAGCAGTACATTCAGCCGTACCTCAACAAGATCTTGCCGTACTTGCAGGCCAACAGTGGGGCCTTCCTCGGCGGCGTGTTGAGCGTGGCGGGCATCATCGGCGAGAGCTTCGCGGTGCTGATCATGAGCATCTACATGATGCTGGACTACGAAAAACTCGGTCTCAATTTCCTGAGGCTGTTTCCGCGCACTTGGCAACCGTTCGTGCTCGACCTCTCCAGGAATGTCGGGCAGGCGGTGGGCGGCTACCTCAAAGGCCAGCTCATCATCGCCGCCTTCGTGGGCGTCTTCATCGGCGTGGCGCTGAGCATCGCGGGCGTGCCCAGCGCTCCGGCCATCGGCTTTATCGCTGGGGTCTTCAACGTCGTGCCGTACCTGGGGGTGGTCATCGGCATCGCCCCGGCGCTTCTCCTGGCGGCCTCGGCAGGCGGTTTCGTCAAGCTGATCGTGGTGGTGGTGGTGTTCGTGGTGGCCAACCAGATCGAGGGCCACATTCTCTCGCCGATGGTGCTGGGCCGCACCACCAATCTCCACCCGGTCACGGTGATCATCGCCATTCTGATGGGCCTGACCCTGATGGGCATCGTGGGCGCGCTGCTGGCCGTGCCACTGGCCGCGCTGGGCAAGCTGCTGCTTCAGGAGTATTACTACTCCAGCCGGGTCTACAAGGACGGGCCGTAG
- a CDS encoding VOC family protein — translation MTSAPPASLKHVSFLSADADAVSAFYQQLGAQVHKDLTTSEGMRRLVLGFPGGGKLQFFQATGQAPSPHPGWQEHIALYLGDLEASIGQLKASGAAFTRDLTLSPSGNPMAFVLDPDGRQVELLQAGPLSLE, via the coding sequence ATGACCTCTGCCCCACCCGCCAGTCTCAAGCACGTCTCGTTCCTGAGCGCCGATGCCGACGCCGTGAGCGCGTTTTATCAGCAACTCGGCGCACAGGTCCATAAAGACCTCACCACCTCGGAGGGTATGCGCCGTCTGGTGCTGGGCTTCCCCGGCGGCGGCAAGCTGCAATTTTTCCAGGCGACGGGCCAAGCGCCCAGTCCCCACCCCGGCTGGCAGGAACATATCGCCCTGTACCTGGGTGACCTTGAGGCCAGCATCGGGCAGCTCAAGGCCAGCGGCGCAGCATTCACCCGCGACCTGACGCTCAGTCCCAGCGGCAACCCGATGGCCTTCGTGCTCGATCCGGACGGACGGCAGGTCGAGTTGCTTCAGGCCGGGCCGCTCAGCCTGGAATAG
- a CDS encoding MFS transporter, which produces MSRRLPTARPSSPHAALFVVGFAAFLLLGLIQAGYGPAFPRFEARFGVSTATVAGISSAHFFGSAMGPLLLAALLTRFALRTSVMIGSAAFALGVLGLVGLGFTAAPSWTFMLAAALLTGLGFGALSGGFNAAFATLGAGPSSLVNAMFGIGSVAAPLLALGLGAYPGPFVLVALLAVALTVSLRSVRVWPAQPADLAQGRVPLGQVGVFGLLFFSYVGIEAGLGSWATTHLSRIGNPHPEAITSLYWLALTAGRLGFAAIAVRFQPLRVVLTCAALALIGSLLIAVPALAALGYVVVGLGIAPIFSTLLAWFTARFPVRAAPLMLTAGSLGGAVMPALIGVLVARFGVQAVPLTVAADAVLLGLLLVLVRFKLRA; this is translated from the coding sequence ATGAGCCGCCGCCTGCCTACTGCCCGTCCGTCTTCTCCCCACGCCGCACTGTTTGTGGTGGGGTTCGCGGCGTTTCTGCTGCTGGGTCTCATTCAGGCGGGGTACGGCCCGGCCTTCCCGCGTTTCGAGGCGCGTTTCGGCGTCAGCACAGCGACGGTGGCGGGCATCAGCAGCGCTCACTTCTTTGGCAGTGCGATGGGGCCGCTGCTGCTCGCCGCACTGCTGACCCGCTTTGCCCTGCGGACCTCGGTGATGATCGGCAGCGCCGCCTTCGCACTGGGGGTGCTGGGACTGGTCGGCCTGGGCTTCACTGCCGCGCCGAGCTGGACGTTCATGCTGGCCGCCGCCCTGCTCACCGGGCTGGGCTTCGGCGCGCTCTCAGGGGGCTTTAACGCCGCCTTCGCCACGCTGGGAGCCGGGCCGTCGAGCCTGGTCAACGCCATGTTCGGTATCGGCTCGGTGGCCGCGCCGCTGCTGGCGCTGGGGCTGGGCGCGTATCCTGGTCCGTTCGTGCTGGTGGCGCTGCTGGCCGTGGCCCTCACCGTTTCGCTGCGCAGCGTGCGCGTCTGGCCCGCTCAGCCTGCCGACCTGGCCCAGGGCCGCGTCCCGCTGGGTCAGGTCGGCGTCTTCGGGTTGCTGTTTTTTTCCTACGTCGGCATCGAGGCGGGGCTGGGCAGTTGGGCCACCACGCACCTCAGCCGCATCGGTAACCCACACCCCGAGGCCATTACCAGCCTCTACTGGCTGGCACTCACTGCTGGACGACTGGGATTTGCGGCCATCGCGGTCCGCTTTCAGCCGCTGCGGGTGGTCCTCACCTGCGCGGCTTTGGCACTGATCGGGAGCCTGCTGATCGCCGTTCCGGCCCTGGCGGCGCTGGGCTACGTGGTCGTGGGATTGGGCATCGCGCCGATCTTCTCCACGCTGCTGGCCTGGTTCACAGCCCGCTTTCCGGTCCGTGCCGCGCCGCTGATGCTCACGGCGGGCAGTCTGGGCGGCGCGGTCATGCCCGCTTTGATTGGTGTGCTGGTGGCCCGCTTCGGCGTGCAGGCAGTTCCGTTGACAGTGGCCGCCGACGCTGTGTTGCTGGGACTGCTTCTGGTGCTGGTGCGGTTCAAACTCAGGGCCTAG
- a CDS encoding IS5 family transposase (programmed frameshift), translated as MGRTDLTPEQWAKLEPELPGNPRHGHAYKPHLPVINGILWRLKTGAPWRDIPERYGPWETCWDRFTRWSRDGTWKRVLVALQVKEDAQGKIDWDGASLDSTSCKAHRAAVGARKQPAKLGKKGALNDEWLGISRGGRNSKIHVLTEGKRRPLAVLVSEGQASDPTYLLPLLDEVCIRRPGPGRPRKRPPMVRVDRAYGARKYRQQLRSRKIVCVCPERKDAKKARLKKGSRGGRPPKFDAEADKGRQVVECNINRLKDFRALATRYEKRGHQFLAVVHVACIVLWL; from the exons ATGGGCAGAACAGATCTCACGCCGGAACAATGGGCAAAACTGGAGCCTGAATTGCCAGGTAACCCCCGGCACGGACATGCCTACAAGCCGCATCTGCCGGTCATCAATGGTATTCTCTGGCGGCTGAAGACGGGAGCACCGTGGCGGGACATCCCAGAACGGTATGGCCCCTGGGAAACGTGTTGGGATCGCTTCACCCGCTGGTCACGCGATGGCACCTGGAAACGCGTCCTCGTGGCCCTCCAGGTCAAGGAAGATGCTCAGGGAAAGATTGATTGGGACGGCGCGTCCCTGGATAGCACCAGTTGTAAAGCCCACCGCGCTGCGGTGGGCGCACGAAAACAGCCAGCTAAGCTGG GAAAAAAGGGGGCACTCAACGATGAGTGGCTCGGCATCAGCCGTGGAGGACGAAACAGCAAGATCCACGTGCTGACCGAGGGAAAACGCCGCCCGTTGGCCGTGCTGGTGTCGGAGGGTCAGGCCAGCGACCCGACCTACCTGCTTCCCCTCCTTGACGAGGTCTGCATCCGGCGGCCCGGTCCGGGCCGCCCTCGGAAGCGTCCGCCGATGGTGCGCGTAGATCGTGCGTACGGTGCACGGAAGTACCGTCAGCAACTGCGGAGCCGCAAGATCGTCTGTGTTTGTCCTGAACGCAAGGATGCCAAGAAAGCGCGGTTGAAGAAGGGCAGTCGTGGAGGTCGGCCCCCGAAATTCGACGCTGAAGCCGACAAGGGCCGCCAGGTGGTGGAATGCAACATCAATCGGCTCAAGGATTTTAGAGCACTCGCCACCCGCTACGAAAAACGTGGACATCAGTTTTTAGCCGTTGTACACGTTGCGTGCATTGTCCTCTGGCTCTGA
- the lepB gene encoding signal peptidase I, whose amino-acid sequence MYKNLIVRFSGWRVLWSWLEPLVLAVVITQFGVTLVGVDGASMMPNLRDHERLLVPKYETWLHKLGVGDFKRGDILVFKPPTQALNRPLLGNWLGQWTNQWTNQFNYRPFLVKRLIGLPGDWVRMSGGEVFVNGARVSQQFTAAYWRAQGCWDQSSLIADNARLDTATGRVSSEVTLGAGQYFLMGDNRSAVGSEDSRLFGPVAQRDIAGRAAAVVWPMVRRRVANYECQATSRPQDHVRFSGPAALNLRLLKRPAAFGESLSPR is encoded by the coding sequence ATGTATAAGAATCTGATAGTTAGGTTTTCCGGTTGGCGGGTGCTGTGGTCGTGGCTGGAGCCGCTGGTGCTGGCCGTCGTCATCACGCAGTTCGGCGTGACGCTGGTCGGGGTGGACGGGGCGAGCATGATGCCCAACTTGCGCGACCACGAGCGGCTGCTGGTTCCCAAGTACGAGACCTGGCTGCACAAGCTCGGGGTGGGTGACTTCAAGCGCGGTGACATTCTGGTCTTCAAACCGCCGACGCAGGCGCTCAACCGTCCGCTGCTGGGCAATTGGCTGGGCCAGTGGACGAATCAGTGGACAAACCAATTCAACTACCGGCCCTTTCTGGTCAAGCGTCTGATTGGCCTGCCGGGAGACTGGGTGCGGATGTCGGGCGGCGAGGTGTTCGTCAATGGCGCGCGGGTGAGTCAGCAGTTCACCGCGGCCTACTGGAGAGCGCAAGGCTGCTGGGACCAGAGCAGTCTGATCGCCGACAACGCTCGCCTGGACACGGCGACGGGTCGGGTCAGCAGCGAGGTGACGCTGGGGGCCGGGCAGTACTTCCTGATGGGTGATAACCGCAGCGCTGTCGGCTCGGAAGACTCACGGCTGTTCGGGCCGGTGGCGCAGCGCGACATCGCGGGCCGGGCGGCGGCAGTGGTGTGGCCCATGGTGCGCCGCCGCGTAGCGAACTACGAGTGTCAGGCCACGTCCAGGCCGCAGGATCACGTGCGTTTCAGCGGCCCGGCGGCGCTCAATCTGCGTCTTCTCAAGCGTCCGGCGGCGTTCGGCGAATCGCTGTCTCCTCGCTGA
- a CDS encoding GreA/GreB family elongation factor, with amino-acid sequence MAAEHKQIKLTQEGFERLQRNLEQEQGRLAEATRILQEQMEASTDFEDTGLEDAKREKVMIEARIEEFEDTLARATLITGDEHTGKVELGSVLVLYNEATKQDMKVQLVSAPEATMRGGSLPKISDDSPVGRELLGRKKGESFVVNLESGKQMKYKIKSLD; translated from the coding sequence ATGGCCGCAGAGCATAAGCAGATCAAGCTGACCCAGGAGGGTTTCGAGCGCCTTCAGCGCAATCTGGAGCAGGAGCAGGGCCGCCTGGCCGAGGCCACCCGCATCTTGCAGGAACAGATGGAGGCCAGCACCGATTTCGAGGACACCGGCCTGGAAGACGCCAAGCGCGAGAAGGTCATGATCGAGGCGCGCATCGAGGAGTTCGAGGACACCCTGGCCCGCGCCACCCTCATCACGGGCGATGAACACACCGGCAAGGTCGAACTCGGCAGCGTGCTGGTGCTCTACAACGAGGCCACCAAGCAGGACATGAAGGTGCAGCTCGTCAGCGCGCCGGAAGCCACCATGCGCGGCGGCAGCCTGCCCAAGATCAGCGACGACAGCCCGGTGGGTCGCGAGTTGCTGGGCCGCAAGAAGGGCGAGAGCTTCGTCGTGAATCTGGAAAGCGGCAAGCAGATGAAATACAAGATCAAGAGTCTGGACTGA
- a CDS encoding ABC transporter permease, with amino-acid sequence MTTVTAAPARKKPENILWRRFRKSTPGKVGAIIVLVFVALALLAPLLQPYDPSTDIDYRYRLAPPSVSALWDTDAKEKYTDAVSGKVLYFKHPFGTDNLGRDIATRVLHGARVSLQIGIFATVLALTSGSLLGILAGFYGGWIDTVLGYFSDVMLAFPSILLAIGIVSISNRPGLTTAMIAVSVVQIPIYLRLARSVVLSVREREFVQAASALGAGQGRTIFKHVLPNSLTPLIVQGALSIATATIEAAALGFIGLGAQPPTPEWGTMLADSREYYTQAPWTMIFPGLAILMTVLGFNLFGDGLRDVLDPRSTQ; translated from the coding sequence ATGACCACCGTGACTGCCGCCCCCGCCCGTAAGAAGCCGGAAAATATCCTGTGGCGCAGATTCAGGAAAAGCACACCCGGTAAGGTCGGGGCCATCATCGTGCTGGTGTTCGTGGCGCTGGCCCTGCTGGCTCCACTACTCCAGCCCTACGACCCGTCCACCGACATCGATTACCGCTACCGCCTCGCACCGCCGAGCGTTTCAGCCCTGTGGGACACCGACGCCAAGGAGAAATACACCGACGCTGTGAGCGGCAAGGTGCTGTACTTCAAGCACCCCTTCGGCACCGACAACCTGGGCCGCGACATTGCCACCCGCGTCTTGCATGGAGCCAGGGTCAGCCTCCAGATCGGCATTTTCGCCACGGTGCTGGCGCTGACCAGCGGCAGCCTGCTGGGCATCCTGGCCGGGTTCTACGGCGGCTGGATCGACACGGTGCTGGGCTACTTCAGCGACGTGATGCTGGCCTTTCCAAGCATTCTGCTGGCCATCGGCATCGTCAGCATTTCCAACCGGCCCGGCCTGACCACCGCCATGATCGCCGTGAGCGTGGTGCAGATTCCGATTTACCTGCGCCTGGCCCGCAGCGTGGTGCTGAGCGTGCGCGAGCGCGAGTTCGTGCAGGCCGCCAGCGCTTTGGGCGCGGGGCAGGGCCGCACCATCTTCAAGCATGTGCTGCCCAACAGTCTCACCCCGTTGATCGTGCAGGGCGCACTCAGCATCGCCACCGCCACCATCGAGGCCGCCGCGCTGGGCTTTATCGGGCTGGGCGCGCAGCCGCCGACGCCGGAGTGGGGCACCATGTTGGCCGACAGCCGCGAGTACTACACCCAGGCTCCCTGGACCATGATCTTTCCAGGCCTGGCGATCCTGATGACCGTGCTGGGCTTCAATCTGTTCGGCGACGGGCTGAGAGACGTGCTCGACCCGAGAAGCACGCAGTAG
- a CDS encoding ABC transporter permease, which translates to MAAYILRRLLRTLLVMVGISVVVFAFVRSIPGDPAVAMLGERATPEASARLREQLGLNQPWFINYKDPAHLFDAQYPKYVGALLRGDLGNGIKSQIPVASELKTRFPATVELALGAILFALIIGLPAGIVAALRRNTVWDNLATTVSLVGVSMPVFWLGLLLSWFFAVVLGWLPPSSRLSIAYTIQPITGLDVLDGLLRGQFAAAWDAFRHLILPSIALGTIPMAITARITRNSLLEVLGQDYVRTARAKGLSPRSVTLKHALRNALLPVVTVVGLQIGALLGGAVLTETIFSWPGLGSWLYDAISLRDYPVIQGGVIFAALIVSLVNLLVDLSYAFLDPRIQYA; encoded by the coding sequence TTGGCCGCTTACATCTTACGCAGGCTCCTTCGCACGCTACTGGTGATGGTCGGCATCAGCGTGGTGGTGTTCGCCTTCGTGCGCTCGATTCCCGGCGACCCGGCGGTGGCGATGCTCGGCGAGCGCGCCACACCAGAAGCCTCGGCCCGGCTGCGCGAGCAACTCGGCCTCAATCAGCCCTGGTTTATCAACTACAAAGACCCGGCCCACCTGTTCGACGCCCAGTACCCCAAGTACGTCGGGGCGCTGCTCAGGGGCGACCTCGGCAACGGCATCAAGAGCCAGATTCCGGTGGCGAGCGAACTCAAAACCCGCTTTCCCGCCACCGTGGAGCTGGCGCTGGGGGCCATTCTCTTCGCGCTGATCATCGGCCTCCCAGCGGGCATCGTCGCGGCCCTGCGGCGCAACACCGTCTGGGACAACCTGGCGACCACCGTCAGCCTGGTGGGGGTCAGCATGCCGGTGTTCTGGCTGGGGCTGCTGCTGTCGTGGTTTTTCGCAGTGGTGCTGGGCTGGCTGCCGCCGAGTTCGCGGCTCAGCATCGCCTACACCATCCAGCCGATCACCGGCCTCGACGTGCTCGACGGGCTGCTGCGCGGTCAGTTCGCCGCCGCCTGGGACGCGTTTCGCCACCTGATCCTGCCGTCCATCGCGCTGGGCACCATTCCGATGGCGATCACGGCGCGCATTACCCGCAACAGCTTGCTGGAAGTGCTGGGACAGGATTATGTGCGCACCGCCCGCGCCAAGGGCTTATCCCCGCGCAGCGTGACCCTCAAGCACGCTTTGCGAAACGCGCTGCTGCCGGTGGTGACGGTGGTGGGCCTGCAAATCGGCGCGCTGCTGGGCGGCGCAGTGCTGACCGAGACCATCTTCTCGTGGCCGGGACTGGGATCGTGGCTCTACGACGCCATCTCGCTGCGCGACTACCCTGTGATTCAGGGCGGCGTCATCTTCGCGGCGCTGATTGTCAGCCTGGTCAATCTACTGGTCGATCTCAGCTACGCCTTCCTCGATCCCCGGATTCAGTACGCATGA